CCTGCACGGGTTCGGACTCACCATGGGCGAGCCGGCCTGACAGGAAAACGCTTTCGCAAATTCCGGCATGTTAACAACCGAACCGTTCACCCGGTAGCGCGCCACCGAATGCGGATCCGTAAGCGCCTGCATACGAAGTTTCTCGGGCGTGGCGTTGCGGCACCAGATCTGCCCGAAACTGATAAAGAAACTCTGTTGCTGGGTAAATCCGTCAACGGTAGAAACAGGTTTTGCCTCCAGCAGGCTTTCAAGCGCCATATACGCAAGCCGTAGGCCGCCGGCGTCGGCGGTGTTTTCGCCGAGCGTAAGTTTGCCGTTGAGCTTCACGTCGTCAATTGCGACAAACTGCGAATACTCGTTTTCCAGACAGACCGTACGCTTGTTGAATTCTTCGACATCCCGCCTGGTCCACCAGTCGCGCAGGTTGCCGTCCGCGTCATACTGGCGGCCGTGGTCGTCGAACCCATGCGTCAGCTCATGCCCGATGACAACGCCTATCCCGCCCAGATTCACCGCGTCCGGCTTGTTCTGCCCGAAAAACGGCGGCTGCAGTATGCCGGCCGGAAAGTTGATATTGTTCATCTGCGCACTGTAGTAAGCGTTCACCGTGGGCGGAGTCATGTGCCATTCGGATTTATCCACCGGCTTGCCTATTTTGGCGATATCGCGGCTGTATTCAAACCAGTCGGCCCGGGTGACGTTGCCGGCAAGATCGTCGCGCGCTACAGCCACCGGAGAATAATCGCGCCACTGGTCCGGATAACCCATTTTGTTGGTTATGCCCTTGAGCTTTATCAAAGCCTGCTTGCGGGTTTCGGGAGTCATCCAGTCAAGCTTTTCAATATCCTGCTCCAGCGCTTTTTCGATATTGGCCACCATTTCCAGCACACGGGCCTTGCCGCCCGCCCCGAAAGCGGTTTCCACATACCTGCGGCCCAACGCTTCCCCGAGCAGGCGGTCGGTCATCATAGTGCAGCGTTTCCAGCGGGGACGCAATTCCTTTGCGCCGGTGAGAGCCTTGCCGTAAAAATCGAAGTTCTCATCCACAAAGGCCGCCGGCAGAAGATCCGCGTCGGCGCTGAGGTAATGCCATGTCAGGTAAATCTTCCAGGTGTCGAGCGGTTCGCTTTTCGTAAGTTCGCCCAGCCGCTTGAAAAAATCCGGCGAGACCAGGTTGAACTCCCGCATTTCCGGCGCGCCAAGCGCGGTCAGAAACGCAGCCCAATCCACCCCGGGCGCAAGCTCGGCGAGCTGTTCGGGCGTCGTGCGGTGATAGATGTTTTTGGGGTCGCGCCGCTCCACCATCCCCTGCGACGCCCGGGCCAGTTCCGTTTCAAACGCCAGTACCGTGCGCGCGGCGACGGAAGACCGCTCCGTGCCGTACCCGATCAGCCCGAACATCCGCGTCATATGCAGGACGTATCTGTCACGCAGTTCGACGGATTTGGGATCCTGCTTCAGATAATAATCCTTTTCCGGCAGGCCGAGCCCGCCCTGATCAAATTCGCCGATCGTCATCTTGGCGTTCTCGTAATCGGGCGACGAGGAAAAATTGAACAAAACCTTCACGCCGAGCCGGTGCAGCCGCGCGAGCGCGCCGGAAATCTCACCGCCGTTTTTCAGCGCCGCTATGGCGTCCAGCTCCGGTTTCAGCGGTAGGACGCTGGCGGACTCGATGCCGTTTTCATCCATGCACGAAGCGTAAAAATCGCCGATTTTCTGGTCCGTGGCGTCCCGCCCCGG
The sequence above is drawn from the Elusimicrobiaceae bacterium genome and encodes:
- a CDS encoding M13 family metallopeptidase: MKKLGIRISALLLLSATAAMAGGIDTAAMDRTADPCTDFYQYSCGSWLKNNPIPADRASWGRFDELNERNLSILKGILEKASADDPGRDATDQKIGDFYASCMDENGIESASVLPLKPELDAIAALKNGGEISGALARLHRLGVKVLFNFSSSPDYENAKMTIGEFDQGGLGLPEKDYYLKQDPKSVELRDRYVLHMTRMFGLIGYGTERSSVAARTVLAFETELARASQGMVERRDPKNIYHRTTPEQLAELAPGVDWAAFLTALGAPEMREFNLVSPDFFKRLGELTKSEPLDTWKIYLTWHYLSADADLLPAAFVDENFDFYGKALTGAKELRPRWKRCTMMTDRLLGEALGRRYVETAFGAGGKARVLEMVANIEKALEQDIEKLDWMTPETRKQALIKLKGITNKMGYPDQWRDYSPVAVARDDLAGNVTRADWFEYSRDIAKIGKPVDKSEWHMTPPTVNAYYSAQMNNINFPAGILQPPFFGQNKPDAVNLGGIGVVIGHELTHGFDDHGRQYDADGNLRDWWTRRDVEEFNKRTVCLENEYSQFVAIDDVKLNGKLTLGENTADAGGLRLAYMALESLLEAKPVSTVDGFTQQQSFFISFGQIWCRNATPEKLRMQALTDPHSVARYRVNGSVVNMPEFAKAFSCQAGSPMVSPNPCRVW